The following coding sequences lie in one Thermosulfuriphilus ammonigenes genomic window:
- a CDS encoding serine hydrolase domain-containing protein: MSLRLEELLNRGVYEGVFPGCALGIWYRGKMALFYRGRTAWGREFPPVSENTWYDLASLTKPLATTLVAMDLFDKGLFDPLAPIKAFLSAPYPLSEVPVAYLLSHTSGLPSHRPYFARLLTYPPERRRQVFLYWLLNEPLCYPPGLKEMYSDLGFFLLGEILGLISETPFYVSAQRLYLRFGLSHGLTFFPLKRGILQDDIAPTEVCPWRGKLLWGEVHDENTWALGGAAGQAGLFGRLEAVVQLLACLYQIYRGEDGPLKGTTLKFFWHWRRQGTWALGFDRPEVQGLSMAGSLLSRESWGHLGFTGVSFWIDPQRDLIIVFLCNRVHPWRHNQKIKAFRPALHDLVVEELGNIFGGSSKGPFNE; the protein is encoded by the coding sequence GTGTCCCTCAGGCTTGAGGAGCTTCTCAATCGGGGAGTTTACGAGGGGGTCTTTCCCGGCTGCGCCCTGGGGATCTGGTACAGGGGGAAGATGGCCCTTTTTTATCGAGGAAGAACCGCTTGGGGCCGAGAGTTTCCCCCGGTTTCGGAAAACACCTGGTATGATCTGGCCTCTCTTACCAAACCTCTGGCTACCACCCTGGTAGCCATGGACCTGTTTGACAAGGGGCTTTTTGATCCCCTGGCTCCCATTAAGGCCTTCCTCTCCGCTCCCTATCCCCTCTCAGAGGTTCCTGTGGCCTATCTTCTCAGCCACACCAGCGGTCTTCCGAGCCATCGTCCATATTTTGCCCGCTTGCTGACTTATCCTCCTGAAAGGCGCCGTCAGGTCTTTCTCTACTGGCTCCTTAACGAACCCCTCTGTTATCCTCCGGGCCTTAAAGAGATGTATAGCGATCTGGGTTTTTTTCTCCTGGGGGAAATACTGGGGTTAATTAGTGAGACTCCATTTTATGTGTCGGCCCAAAGGTTATACCTTCGGTTTGGTCTTAGCCATGGCCTAACCTTCTTTCCCCTTAAGAGGGGCATCCTTCAGGATGATATTGCCCCCACTGAGGTCTGCCCCTGGCGCGGAAAGCTCCTTTGGGGAGAGGTTCACGACGAAAACACCTGGGCTCTGGGAGGAGCCGCCGGACAGGCCGGGCTTTTCGGTCGTCTGGAGGCGGTAGTTCAGCTCCTTGCCTGTCTCTATCAGATCTATCGGGGAGAAGACGGTCCGCTGAAGGGGACGACCCTGAAGTTTTTTTGGCACTGGCGCCGCCAGGGTACCTGGGCCTTGGGTTTTGATCGTCCTGAGGTGCAGGGTCTCTCAATGGCCGGTAGCCTTCTTAGCAGAGAAAGCTGGGGACACCTGGGCTTTACCGGCGTTTCCTTCTGGATTGATCCGCAAAGGGATTTGATCATCGTCTTTCTGTGCAACCGGGTCCATCCCTGGCGTCATAACCAAAAAATAAAGGCCTTCAGACCCGCCCTCCACGACTTGGTAGTAGAAGAACTGGGGAACATTTTCGGGGGCTCAAGTAAGGGGCCCTTCAATGAGTAG
- the hslO gene encoding Hsp33 family molecular chaperone HslO — MDDYLFRGVSDDGSFRVIGARTTHLVDEARRRHQASPTAIAALGRAMTAAVLLSADLKKEDHRVMIQIQGGGPLGEILAEADGAGRARGCIQRPSVHLPPTEARKLDVGGGVGARGFFSVTKDLGLKEPYQGSVPLVSGEIAEDLSYYLTVSEQVPSAAAIGVLVEVDGRVKAAGGLLFQSLPEASDEAVARLEKRLREMPPLTSLLSRGLAPEEVARELLSPVSLKILETRPVVFGCRCSRERVERALIALGIKEIERLAKEKESTEISCDFCRTTYVFTRQDLERLIKEVFGGKPGRDRVPQA; from the coding sequence ATGGACGACTATCTGTTTAGAGGGGTCAGCGACGATGGATCTTTTCGGGTCATCGGGGCCCGGACAACTCATCTGGTAGATGAGGCCCGGCGACGGCATCAGGCCAGCCCTACGGCCATTGCTGCTCTCGGAAGAGCCATGACGGCGGCTGTACTCCTGTCGGCTGACCTCAAAAAAGAAGATCATCGGGTGATGATCCAGATCCAGGGTGGAGGCCCTCTGGGTGAAATATTAGCCGAAGCCGATGGGGCTGGCCGGGCCAGAGGATGCATCCAGCGTCCTTCTGTTCATCTTCCCCCTACCGAGGCCCGAAAATTAGACGTAGGTGGGGGAGTGGGAGCCAGGGGCTTTTTCTCTGTTACCAAGGATCTCGGTCTTAAAGAACCCTACCAGGGGTCGGTTCCCCTTGTCTCTGGAGAAATAGCCGAGGACTTGAGTTACTATCTTACTGTCTCTGAACAGGTGCCCTCGGCAGCGGCCATCGGAGTCCTGGTAGAGGTGGATGGCCGGGTCAAGGCCGCTGGAGGGCTCTTATTCCAGAGCCTCCCCGAGGCCAGCGACGAGGCAGTAGCCCGCCTAGAAAAGAGACTCCGGGAGATGCCCCCCCTGACCAGCCTTCTTTCCCGAGGCCTGGCTCCCGAAGAGGTCGCCCGCGAGCTTCTATCTCCGGTGTCCCTTAAGATCCTGGAGACAAGGCCGGTGGTTTTTGGCTGTCGCTGTTCGCGGGAAAGGGTGGAAAGAGCCCTGATCGCTTTAGGAATCAAAGAGATTGAAAGGCTGGCCAAAGAGAAAGAATCCACCGAGATAAGCTGTGACTTCTGCCGAACCACATATGTGTTTACCCGTCAGGATCTAGAGCGCCTTATCAAAGAAGTCTTCGGCGGGAAACCCGGGAGAGACCGTGTCCCTCAGGCTTGA
- a CDS encoding AI-2E family transporter has protein sequence MSAQVFVSIILFSFAVAVLLLGAGLFLPFFKAIAWAVILALFFYPLNMRLRQRLKGHRGVAAFLMCLLLIFFIIVPVFAFLAALTNEVIRIYSEIHTSLGENGLQILPHLQKHPLFQRLGEGVLKTLQAREAAIKESLVDVVRQFGDFFIRQGTVIFKNVAGLVIQGAFMMVALYYLFRDGDDLLYALKSFVPLPPGDVEIIATKINQVLTATLYGSVLTAMVQGSLGIFILWILGFSAPLLWGLIMTISAFVPLFGTALVWGPATVYLLIKGLYLKALVLFLFGGLVISQIDSILRPLFIAGRTDIHNLFLFFSILGGLNLFGFVGVLLGPIIIALCISILEIYRSRILPGVRNA, from the coding sequence TTGAGTGCTCAGGTATTTGTCTCCATAATCCTGTTTTCATTTGCTGTGGCCGTTCTTCTTTTGGGAGCGGGGCTTTTTTTACCCTTTTTTAAGGCCATCGCCTGGGCGGTAATTCTAGCCTTGTTCTTTTACCCCCTGAACATGCGACTTCGACAGCGCCTCAAAGGCCATCGAGGAGTGGCGGCCTTTCTCATGTGTCTTCTTCTTATCTTCTTTATCATTGTCCCCGTATTTGCCTTTTTGGCCGCTTTGACCAATGAAGTCATCCGAATCTACTCTGAGATTCACACCTCTCTGGGGGAAAACGGCCTCCAGATTCTGCCCCATCTTCAGAAACATCCACTTTTTCAGCGTTTGGGAGAAGGGGTTTTAAAGACCCTTCAGGCCCGGGAGGCGGCCATAAAAGAGAGCCTGGTGGATGTTGTTCGCCAATTTGGTGATTTTTTCATCCGTCAGGGAACAGTAATCTTCAAAAACGTGGCTGGCCTGGTCATTCAGGGGGCCTTCATGATGGTGGCCCTTTATTATCTTTTTCGGGATGGAGATGATCTCCTCTATGCCCTAAAGAGCTTCGTCCCCTTGCCTCCCGGAGACGTGGAGATTATTGCCACCAAGATAAATCAGGTTCTTACGGCCACCTTATACGGAAGCGTGCTTACAGCCATGGTCCAGGGATCTCTGGGAATTTTTATCCTCTGGATACTGGGCTTCTCGGCCCCTCTTCTCTGGGGGCTCATCATGACCATCTCGGCCTTTGTTCCTCTTTTTGGAACGGCCCTGGTCTGGGGACCGGCCACCGTTTATCTTCTGATCAAAGGTTTGTATTTAAAGGCCCTGGTCCTCTTCCTCTTTGGGGGGCTGGTGATAAGTCAAATAGATTCCATCCTAAGGCCCCTCTTCATCGCCGGTCGGACCGATATTCACAATCTTTTTCTCTTCTTCAGCATTTTAGGAGGGCTTAACCTCTTTGGCTTTGTTGGGGTTCTCCTGGGGCCCATTATTATTGCCCTCTGTATTTCCATCCTAGAGATATACCGTTCCCGTATTTTACCAGGGGTAAGAAATGCCTGA
- the mutM gene encoding bifunctional DNA-formamidopyrimidine glycosylase/DNA-(apurinic or apyrimidinic site) lyase translates to MPELPEVETVVRDLKPRLTGRRISGLKVLLPKLLRQKPAEFNRIIGHKILGLSRRGKLILIHLSGDLTLIVHLKLTGRLVHGKNQPDHTHVIFEFDNGSRLFYADLRQFGFLDLVPTSRLKTHQALASLGPEPFDISEEEFLSILSRSRRKIKALLLDQNLIAGLGNIYTDEALFRAGIHPERPANTLTAEEARRLLEAIRQVLKEAISARGSSVRNYVDGQGRAGSFQSRHQVYHQQGKPCPRCGTPIVRKIVAGRGTHFCPYCQPFKHPLPSLD, encoded by the coding sequence ATGCCTGAGCTTCCTGAAGTTGAAACGGTAGTCAGAGATCTGAAGCCCAGGCTTACAGGGCGCAGAATAAGTGGTCTGAAGGTTCTTCTTCCCAAGCTCTTACGTCAAAAACCGGCAGAGTTTAACCGAATCATCGGCCACAAGATTCTGGGCCTTTCTCGTCGCGGAAAATTGATTCTCATCCATCTCTCTGGCGATTTGACGCTTATTGTTCACCTCAAACTCACCGGTAGGTTGGTTCATGGAAAGAATCAGCCTGACCACACCCATGTTATCTTTGAGTTCGATAACGGGAGTCGGCTTTTTTATGCCGATCTTCGGCAATTTGGCTTTCTAGATCTTGTCCCAACCTCCCGGCTAAAGACCCATCAGGCTCTGGCTTCTCTGGGGCCAGAGCCCTTTGACATCTCTGAGGAAGAGTTTCTGTCTATTCTTTCTAGAAGCCGCCGCAAGATAAAAGCCCTGCTCCTTGACCAGAACCTTATCGCCGGCCTAGGAAACATATATACTGATGAGGCCCTTTTCCGGGCCGGCATCCATCCAGAAAGACCAGCTAACACCTTGACCGCTGAGGAGGCCCGCCGCCTTCTTGAGGCTATCAGGCAGGTGCTTAAAGAAGCTATCTCTGCCCGCGGCTCTAGTGTAAGAAACTATGTCGATGGTCAGGGCCGGGCAGGATCCTTTCAGAGCCGCCACCAGGTTTACCACCAGCAGGGAAAGCCCTGTCCTCGATGCGGTACGCCCATTGTCCGCAAAATCGTTGCTGGTCGGGGAACCCATTTTTGTCCCTATTGTCAGCCATTCAAACACCCCCTCCCCTCTCTTGACTAG
- a CDS encoding PAS domain-containing hybrid sensor histidine kinase/response regulator: MFQNVYPKICKIFSTQPDPSVGIDTSRKVLFVNAAAQQIQGKGESCFQILFRENAPCAFCPLEEALSKGQARRIVTTQGGDYDLWLYLLEREEQILVCSIRDISPIEERERRRHLGKKMEALSRFAGNIAHHFNNLLAGAMGQLELLKQETQGALQERAARILRDLQHGSELTNKLLTLGMGQPIDIKLGDINQDIKNLLVVLRDLIPEKIILESDLDRELPHIHYDRMALVQVLLNLISNAVDAMPEGGQITITTGVSPEGNVILEIKDTGVGIPPDLQEFIFEPFFTTKKDQKRAGLGLSMAYSLVSSMGGEIELESLPERGSTFRIIFPVKKRAHLPTEAPRVCRILVAEEDTYIRNLLKEAFSLHGYQVSTAAKGEKALELLEKEPKGFDILIVDLDMAAMGGLRIIEEALVRSPRAHFIVISGHETGISIPKMGHRIHFLQKPFHLKEILNLVKTIWEGLKSQKVSSEDEDKITREHQG; the protein is encoded by the coding sequence ATGTTTCAAAACGTCTACCCCAAGATATGTAAAATTTTTTCCACCCAACCAGATCCTTCCGTAGGTATTGATACCTCACGGAAGGTTCTCTTCGTAAATGCTGCGGCCCAGCAGATTCAAGGGAAAGGGGAATCTTGTTTCCAGATACTCTTTAGGGAAAATGCCCCTTGTGCTTTCTGTCCCCTGGAGGAAGCCCTTTCCAAGGGGCAGGCCCGAAGAATTGTCACTACCCAAGGGGGAGACTACGACCTTTGGCTTTACCTGCTTGAAAGAGAAGAACAAATTCTGGTTTGCTCAATTCGGGATATCTCTCCTATCGAAGAGCGAGAAAGAAGACGCCACCTTGGAAAAAAGATGGAAGCCCTTTCCAGATTTGCCGGCAATATCGCCCACCACTTTAACAATCTTTTGGCTGGAGCTATGGGGCAACTGGAACTCCTGAAACAGGAGACTCAAGGGGCACTCCAGGAGAGGGCAGCCCGAATCTTGCGGGATCTTCAGCATGGAAGTGAGCTTACCAATAAACTCCTTACCCTGGGAATGGGACAGCCCATCGATATTAAGCTGGGAGACATCAATCAAGACATCAAAAATCTTCTCGTGGTCTTAAGAGATCTTATTCCAGAGAAAATCATCCTTGAGAGCGATCTGGATCGTGAGTTGCCTCACATTCACTATGATCGCATGGCTTTAGTGCAGGTGCTTCTTAACCTTATAAGCAATGCCGTGGATGCCATGCCAGAAGGTGGTCAAATCACCATCACCACCGGCGTCTCCCCCGAAGGTAACGTCATCCTGGAGATAAAAGACACAGGAGTAGGCATCCCGCCAGATTTACAGGAATTCATTTTTGAGCCCTTTTTCACCACCAAAAAGGATCAAAAGCGCGCGGGGCTTGGCCTTTCTATGGCTTACTCCCTTGTTTCATCTATGGGCGGAGAGATTGAGCTTGAGAGCCTCCCCGAGCGAGGTAGCACCTTCCGGATCATTTTCCCCGTTAAAAAGAGGGCTCACCTCCCCACGGAGGCCCCTCGGGTGTGTCGAATTTTGGTAGCTGAAGAGGACACCTACATTCGAAATCTTCTCAAAGAGGCCTTTTCCCTTCATGGCTATCAGGTATCTACCGCCGCCAAGGGTGAGAAGGCCCTAGAGCTTCTGGAAAAGGAGCCAAAGGGCTTTGACATCCTTATCGTGGATCTGGATATGGCTGCTATGGGAGGGCTAAGAATTATCGAAGAGGCATTGGTTCGATCGCCTCGGGCCCATTTTATCGTCATAAGTGGTCACGAGACAGGAATCTCTATCCCCAAAATGGGACACCGAATTCATTTTCTTCAGAAACCATTTCACCTTAAAGAAATTCTCAATTTGGTGAAGACCATCTGGGAAGGTCTGAAGAGCCAGAAGGTGTCTTCTGAAGACGAGGATAAGATCACCCGGGAACATCAGGGTTGA